One stretch of Hevea brasiliensis isolate MT/VB/25A 57/8 chromosome 12, ASM3005281v1, whole genome shotgun sequence DNA includes these proteins:
- the LOC131171141 gene encoding proline-rich receptor-like protein kinase PERK2, with amino-acid sequence MGTPSSLPINPNPSPSPPLPQSPPPQTPPLPQSPPPQSPPPPPSQIPPLIPPTPLSPHSEPPNETQIPDTHSPEPAPTQTKTKGKTKRAAGRLKETPVGKRKRVPSIPFDLNSPPQSSEPVSKRTRSSSQTPKTKDPNTKNLSPLHSPKTASSADTIEEDSGYKNIEWQQTAYDLFNSRKKLHHF; translated from the exons ATGGGTACTCCATCCTCATTACCCAtaaaccctaaccccagccccAGTCCGCCATTACCTCAGTCCCCACCACCACAAACGCCGCCATTACCACAATCACCACCACCTCAGTCACCGCCCCCGCCCCCAAGCCAAATACCACCTCTCATTCCGCCGACTCCCCTCTCGCCGCACTCCGAGCCGCCAAATGAAACACAAATTCCTGACACCCATTCCCCAGAACCTGCGCCTACCCAAACAAAAACAAAAGGGAAAACAAAAAGGGCCGCAGGTAGACTCAAAGAAACCCCTGTCGGAAAAAGGAAACGAGTACCCTCTATCCCTTTCGACTTAAACTCTCCACCTCAGTCCTCTGAACCAGTTAGCAAAAGGACTAGGTCTTCCTCGCAAACCCCAAAGACCAAAGATCCAAACACCAAGAACTTGTCTCCCTTGCATTCTCCAAAGACCGCTTCATCTGCAGATACTATAgaggag gattcGGGGTATAAAAACATTGAGTGGCAGCAAACTGCTTATGACCTGTTCAATTCTCGAAAGAAATTGCACCATTTTTGA